Within candidate division KSB1 bacterium, the genomic segment GAGTGCTGGATGACTTCTCATTTGATTGTCTGGCGGAGGAGGCCCGCACCTATTTAGAGCGTTCTGGCGCGCTGCTGCCCACACCGATCCAGCGCCTTGCAAAGATGAACCAGCCTGCCATCGATCTTTATCGCAGCCATGGCATCGACATCACGCGAGGCCCGCTTGAGATTGCGGTGTGCGCGCAGCACAACAATGGCGGACTGCAGGGCAATATCTGGTGGGAGTCCAATATCAAGCATCTGTTTCCCGTTGGAGAGGTCAACGGGACGCATGGTGTGTACCGTCCTGGGGGTTCAGCGCTCAATTCCGGGCAGGTGGGGAGCATGCGTGCCGCCACTTTTATCGCCAAGCGATACAGGGAAGAACCGCTGAGCGATGCGCAGTTCGTGGCAGTTGTTGAGGGGCAGGTCGCGGCAAAGGCAGAGCTCGCGCAACGAATGCTGAGGGATGAAAGTCGGGACCACGGTCTGCACAGCAGTGCCCGCACGGAGCTCCAACAACGCATGTCCACCTACGGCGCACATATTCGCAGCGTGGACGGAGTGAGTAAGGCTTGCTCTGAAGCGTGGGAGCAGCTCGAACGTCTGCGCAGCCGCCTGGGTGTTAAGCATCCGGAGGAACTGCCAGAGGCCTTCCGGAACCTCGACCTCTGTCTCACGCATGCGGTCTACCTTGAAGCAATGAAGGAGTACCTGCACAAGGGCGGGCGGAGTAGAGGGTCCTACATGGTCTTGGATCCCTCAGGAATGGTCCCGTGTCCCGAACTCGGCGATGAGTGGCGCTTTTCCCTGACCGAAAAGGACGCCTTTGTGAACCAGCACATCTTGGAGGTCCAGCTGGGAGAAGCGGGCGGTGTGCGTTGCCGATGGGTGCCAGTTCGGCCTATCCCTCGCGAGGATACGTGGTTCGAAAACGTGTGGAACGAGTTCCGAAGGGACAACATCATCCGCTGATTTGGGGGCACGACTTAGGGAGGTAACTATGCACAGGTCCCAGCAAGTCTTCGAGCGGCTTAGGAAGCAGCGCCTGATTGCGCTCCTCACCGCGCACTCTCCGGGCGAATGCGTTACGGCCTTTGAGGCCCTGGACCCATTGGGTGTGGTGTTGGAGGTCGCTTTCCGTTCCGCGGCGGCGCTAGACGGCTTGCGCGCGGTGCTGGAGAAGCATCCGGACGCACTCGTGCTGGCCGGTACGGTGATGACTTCGCGCCAGGCGGAACAGGCCATGGATATTGGTGTGGCCGGAGTGGTCTCGGCCGACTATGTGCCGTCGGTGGTCCAGGCATGCGTCGAACGGGACATAATGGTGGTGCCTGGCGGCCTCGGCGATGTGGGCAAGCAGCTTGCCCAAAAGGCTGAACTGTATGGCTGCGCATTCGAAGAACTCAAGACTCTCTATCCCTACCAGTGGGTGTACAAGCTTTTCCCTGCTGTGGCCGGGCAGACCCTGTACGTGGAGCTCGCCAAGGCCTGGAAGGGCCCATTCAGTGGCTTGACCGTCGTCTACACCGGCGGAGTCACCTTTCAAAACCTGCAGAGAATCGCCGCTCTCGACCCGGATGGCATTTTCTGCGGTTCGGCGCTCACCAAGGAGAGTGCAAGGCCGGCCCTCATGCAGGAGGAAGCAAAACGCTGGCAGGCGGTGGTGCGCGAGACGTGCCGGCTCTCATCGTGACCAAACGTAGGTTTGGGACCAGGCGAGGGGGATTGCTCAACTCCGTGCGCGCTGACAGACGGTCTTGAATACACGCAGAAAATTGCCGCCCAGGATTTTTTCCACTTCGTCTCTGGTATATCCGCGCCGGAGCAGAGTCCAGGTGAGATTCGGCAGATGGGCACAATCCTCCAGGCCTTGCGGGGTTCGGCTTATCCCGTCAAAGTCCGAGCCGATGGCCACATGGTCGATACCTGCCACTCGCGCGATGTAATCGATATGGTCTGCCACGGTATTCACACTCACCCGCTGTCCTGATGGGGCCAGGAATGAGGGGTAGAACACGACGCCAATTACCCCACCGGTGGAGGCAATGGCCAGGATCTGTTCATCCTTCAGGTTCCGCACATGGTCGCGCAGGGCTCGGGCGCCGGAATGGCTGGCGATGATGGGGTTGCGGGTCACTTCCAGGATGTCGCGAATGGTCTGCTCGCCCGTGTGCGAGACGTCGATGACCATGCCTAAGGAGTCCATGAGGGCGATCACCTGTCTGCCAAACGGCGAAAGACCTACGGTGGCAGAGCGCGTGTCTGAAGCGGACACCGCCCAGCTGGTGCTGTTGTTCCACGTGATGGTGAGCATGCGGACGCCGGCCCGATAGAGCGCGCGCAGGTTTTCCAGCGAGTTCTCGATCGCGTGACCGCCTTCCACGGCAAGAAGCCCCGCAATCCGCCCTTGATGCACAAGGCCCTCAATCTCCCCTGCAGAGGTGGCCTGACCAAGGCGGTCTGTGTTCTGCGCCAACTCGTTTCGCCAAAGAGCCACGTACTCCATCGCGCGGAGGAACGGCTGCTGTGCATATTGCTCAGGGTCGATCCAGATGGCAAAGACCTGCACGTCTATCCCACCGAGGACAAGGCGAGGAATATCCGTGTGGTTGTATGTGTGAAGGTCGCCGAGGTGGTATGGCCCAGCCTCTGCTACCTTGTTCAGGACGTCGTTGTGCAAATCGGCTACGACTGCATGCGCATGCACGGTCTCCAGGTACGTGAGCAGAGTGGCACAGCTTTCTGGTGGTGCAACCACCGTGTCCGGCACATAAGCGAATTTTTGAAAGATGATGCTTAGCCTTTCTTCGCTTTGTCTGGAGACCCTCGGCAGAGATGTGGGGTGTGCTGGACGCACCAGTACGAGGCCTCTCCCGCTGCCGTAGCCAAGCTGAATCATCTTGTGTAGAACCCTCTGCCCACGAGCTGTGATGGTTGCCACGTACACTCCTGGACTTCCGCGCCCTTCCCACAGCAACGCACTGAGGCCCGCCGGAAGAGCAAAAGTCTGTTCATGTACCTGGCGCCCAAGCACGTCGTGTATCACAATCCGCAGCGGCCCTGGTTCAGGCAGGATCACCTGAAGGCAAGTAGAGAGTGCAAATGGGTTGGGATAGAAGGGCGAGACCCAAAACTGAGTCGGTGGGCCGAGATGAGGCTCAAGAGTATGGGACAGAAGCTGGCACTGCCACCGACCGCTGGCGTCGGTCATGGTGGAATCAAGGAGCTTTTGGCTTTGATCAAGGATGACGACGCGGACGCTGTCCAGGGGCTGTGCCGTGGTGCGGTCTAGCACAAGACCGCCAATGTTTTCTGCCTCCGCGAGCCCGTGCCACACGAGCATCACGAGGGACAGAAGAGCAGTTTTTCCGTAGAATTCGGGTGCCATGCGTCTTGTTCTGTTTTGCTTGTCAGGGCCGAGAAAACGGCGTTCTACGTCGCGGTTTGCACTACCCGCCAAAGCGGCCTCGCCACAATGCCACCGTGTCTGTCCCCTGGATCAGTGGTGAGGGCGAGCTTCGTCTGGGCGGCAGGTCATGGGCAGCGTGGCGACGAACAGGCCTTGCCACTCTGGCCGCAATCGGCGCACAGGGCGAACCCGTGCGCCTGCTATGAGCTCTCGCCGACTTGCATCCTCGGCCAGGTAAGGTTACAAAACGGCGAGGAGAATCGCAAGGCTTATTGCTTGGGAGCGGTAAAGTGGGAGATACCCGTGGGTGTTAACGGGTACGCTGCCAACGCCATAGCGGCCCTTGACTTTTTGCCGGAAATTCTGTATAATGGAATGGCATGCTTATTCGGAGCAGGCACCTGGTCTGGAGGGACAGTATGAGGTTGAGAAGAAGGACTCTTTGGCTCGGTTGTTTCCTTGCGCTCGCGGGCTGTGGTCACCGGGAGCATCCAGCAGGAAAGACGGTGATTGCCGTCATCCCGAAGGGCACCACACACGTCTTCTGGCAATCAGTACACGCGGGAGCTGTCAAGGCGGCCACTGAGCTGGGCGTAGATGTCCACTGGCTTGGCCCAGAGAAGGAAGACGACCGGCAGCAGCAGATTGCCTTGGTGGACAATCAAGTGATGAAGCGCGTCTCGGGCATCGTGCTTGCCCCACTGGATGCCATGGCTTTGCGCAGGCCAGTGGAAAGCGCGGCACGACGAGGTGTGCCAGTAGTGATCATCGATTCGGACTTGAAGGGCTCACCTGACTCTTACATCAGCTTCGTGGCCACAG encodes:
- a CDS encoding bifunctional 4-hydroxy-2-oxoglutarate aldolase/2-dehydro-3-deoxy-phosphogluconate aldolase, translating into MHRSQQVFERLRKQRLIALLTAHSPGECVTAFEALDPLGVVLEVAFRSAAALDGLRAVLEKHPDALVLAGTVMTSRQAEQAMDIGVAGVVSADYVPSVVQACVERDIMVVPGGLGDVGKQLAQKAELYGCAFEELKTLYPYQWVYKLFPAVAGQTLYVELAKAWKGPFSGLTVVYTGGVTFQNLQRIAALDPDGIFCGSALTKESARPALMQEEAKRWQAVVRETCRLSS
- a CDS encoding FAD-binding protein, which gives rise to MALEIGAIAQNLTEWQYGLASIGFRWNVSGTYQQVIPRYISTAPDGSDEREFLNSYFPSMGALATAIFLKGYQWPFDARKVPNHGSSLIDLLVYQETVRKGRRVFMDFTRNPSGAGVLDDFSFDCLAEEARTYLERSGALLPTPIQRLAKMNQPAIDLYRSHGIDITRGPLEIAVCAQHNNGGLQGNIWWESNIKHLFPVGEVNGTHGVYRPGGSALNSGQVGSMRAATFIAKRYREEPLSDAQFVAVVEGQVAAKAELAQRMLRDESRDHGLHSSARTELQQRMSTYGAHIRSVDGVSKACSEAWEQLERLRSRLGVKHPEELPEAFRNLDLCLTHAVYLEAMKEYLHKGGRSRGSYMVLDPSGMVPCPELGDEWRFSLTEKDAFVNQHILEVQLGEAGGVRCRWVPVRPIPREDTWFENVWNEFRRDNIIR
- a CDS encoding membrane dipeptidase yields the protein MAGSANRDVERRFLGPDKQNRTRRMAPEFYGKTALLSLVMLVWHGLAEAENIGGLVLDRTTAQPLDSVRVVILDQSQKLLDSTMTDASGRWQCQLLSHTLEPHLGPPTQFWVSPFYPNPFALSTCLQVILPEPGPLRIVIHDVLGRQVHEQTFALPAGLSALLWEGRGSPGVYVATITARGQRVLHKMIQLGYGSGRGLVLVRPAHPTSLPRVSRQSEERLSIIFQKFAYVPDTVVAPPESCATLLTYLETVHAHAVVADLHNDVLNKVAEAGPYHLGDLHTYNHTDIPRLVLGGIDVQVFAIWIDPEQYAQQPFLRAMEYVALWRNELAQNTDRLGQATSAGEIEGLVHQGRIAGLLAVEGGHAIENSLENLRALYRAGVRMLTITWNNSTSWAVSASDTRSATVGLSPFGRQVIALMDSLGMVIDVSHTGEQTIRDILEVTRNPIIASHSGARALRDHVRNLKDEQILAIASTGGVIGVVFYPSFLAPSGQRVSVNTVADHIDYIARVAGIDHVAIGSDFDGISRTPQGLEDCAHLPNLTWTLLRRGYTRDEVEKILGGNFLRVFKTVCQRARS